From the genome of Ctenopharyngodon idella isolate HZGC_01 chromosome 23, HZGC01, whole genome shotgun sequence, one region includes:
- the h3f3d gene encoding H3 histone, family 3D produces MARTKQTARKSTGGKAPRKQLATKAARKSAPSTGGVKKPHRYRPGTVALREIRRYQKSTELLIRKLPFQRLVREIAQDFKTDLRFQSAAIGALQEASEAYLVGLFEDTNLCAIHAKRVTIMPKDIQLARRIRGERA; encoded by the exons ATGGCACGTACCAAACAGACTGCCCGTAAATCCACTGGTGGTAAAGCCCCCAGGAAGCAGCTGGCCACCAAGGCGGCCAGGAAGAGTGCGCCGTCTACAGGTGGAGTCAAGAAGCCCCACAGATACCG TCCAGGAACTGTGGCTCTTCGTGAGATCCGTCGGTACCAGAAGTCCACAGAGTTGCTGATCCGCAAGCTTCCGTTCCAGCGTCTGGTTCGTGAGATTGCTCAGGATTTCAAGACCGACTTGCGTTTCCAGAGCGCTGCCATTGGCGCCTTGCAG GAGGCAAGCGAAGCATATCTGGTGGGTCTGTTTGAGGACACCAACTTGTGCGCCATCCACGCCAAACGTGTCACCATCATGCCCAAAGACATCCAGTTGGCCCGTCGAATCCGTGGAGAGCGTGCTTAA
- the c23h8orf33 gene encoding UPF0488 protein C8orf33 homolog, which produces MTEESTGAGTPRMLGNEKNTDNQTEEAETDTVLHPKTAAQSSEAPTNAKKLKKKKKKKAGDGKDSQQKGIKSTAEETSKQETTELTPDEQLNRELDWCIEQLELGLRTQKSSSKQREEAKSALKTLRSSKAPLVKKRQVMRAVSGDYRKKMEEEKARQFKLIQSAMTSARVTTVSECKPVFHRRAEKTTQPTDKTDKSQETHPLQGPRKTNEHTETDDDTKPFVFTKTHEEFCFNFNL; this is translated from the exons ATGACAGAGGAATCAACTGGAGCAG GAACACCCAGAATGCTGGGAAATGAGAAAAACACGGATAACCAGACTGAGGAGGCAGAAACTGACACAGTTCTGCACCCCAAAACAGCAGCCCAAAGCTCCGAGGCTCCCACCAACGCTAAAAAActcaagaagaagaagaagaagaaagcagGTGACGGAAAAGACAGTCAGCAGAAAGGGATAAAAAGCACAGCTGAGGAAACATCTAAACAAGAGACCACAGAATTA ACTCCTGATGAGCAGCTGAACCGAGAGCTGGACTGGTGCATCGAACAGCTCGAGCTGGGCCTGAGAACTCAAAAATCATCCAGCAAACAAA GGGAAGAAGCAAAAAGTGCTCTGAAGACTTTACGCAGCTCCAAAGCTCCCTTGGTGAAGAAGAGGCAGGTAATGCGTGCGGTCTCAGGAGACTACAGGAAGAAGATGGAAGAGGAAAAAGCCAGACAGTTCAAACTCATACAGTCAG CAATGACCTCTGCCCGGGTCACCACTGTCTCTGAGTGCAAACCAGTGTTCCATCGTCGAGCTGAGAAGACCACACAACCCACAGACAAAACAGATAAATCTCAAGAGACGCACCCTCTGCAAGGGCCCCGGAAGACAAATGAACACACAGAGACTGATGACGACACAAAACCTTTTGTTTTCACTAAAACACATGAAGAGTTTTGCTTCAACTTCAATTTGTGA
- the anks3 gene encoding ankyrin repeat and SAM domain-containing protein 3 gives MSELSDEASSESDQLGASLSVWLADGGDALIGPEELNVPLDLHTACSIGQYDVVAECIRRGDVDLDGKNIGGWTPLMYAAYIGHDSIANLLLETSVSVNTTTSKGLTPLMLAASCGNESIAYFLLQQGAQLECKDVRGWTALLHSTATGHQQMVKFLLENHANANVKEPLSGFTPLMEAAASGHEIIVQNLLNHGVRTEERNNKGETARALAMLYGHTKIASLIDMHVMRAKSSLYEELSSSEEESSSPRVRSARTRTRGPSIHDGPQAIARFRVGSKQEVPAAPPGYMTFQGVGDQSEGICNRDVTSPINELDGQSNSSRDELFFDNDMPTMRSSSSSSEGLSHLLGLSREASLESNEDSDQAKRSCPRRSNKLQHSKGRSPYNSTGYREAPSSSGPPPSYTGPKDLAEFLEQIGFSKYLPLLEEQDIDLRIFLTLTENDLKEVGITLFGPKRKMTSAIARWHSNARPPSDALEQAYADQLEAEMQEMAIQLHKRCVEVESLQAQVSQEKELRAVMEGCLMEEKMAWKSVQAELQENTRRVQTLSGKLHALRNTHTQEDGRAAGKGDGFTCSQLLSNMDSHMAELADSLKEVLHSLQHLSASEKSSHNWEES, from the exons ATGTCTGAACTGAGCGACGAGGCCAGCAGCGAGTCGGATCAGTTAGGCGCGAGTCTGTCCGTGTGGCTGGCGGACGGTGGAGATGCTCTGATCGGCCCGGAGGAGCTGAACGTGCCGCTGGATCTTCACACCGCCTGCTCTATCGGACAGTATGATGTGGTGGCCGAATGCATTCGCAG GGGAGATGTGGATTTGGATGGGAAAAACATTGGTGGTTGGACTCCTCTGATGTACGCTGCATATATCGGCCATGATAGTATCGCTAACCTGCTGCTGGAGACGAGCGTCAGCGTCAACACCACCACGTCTAAAGGACTCACACCCCTGATGCTCGCCGCCAGCTGTGGTAACGAGAGCATCGCCTACTTCCTACTGCAG CAAGGAGCGCAGCTCGAATGTAAGGATGTGCGTGGATGGACGGCTTTGTTGCACAGCACGGCTACTGGACATCAGCAGATGGTCAAATTCTTATTAGAGAATCACGCCAATGCAAATGTCAA AGAGCCGCTGTCAGGATTTACACCGCTCATGGAAGCTGCAGCGTCCGGCCATGAAATCATCGTTCAGAACCTCCTCAACCAT GGTGTACGAACGGAGGAGAGGAACAATAAGGGAGAAACGGCGAGAGCACTGGCTATGTTGTACGGACACACCAAAATCGCCAGCCTCATCGACATGCACGTCATGAGAGCCAAATCAT CTCTGTATGAGGAGTTGAGCTCCTCTGAAGAAGAAAGTTCGAGCCCTAGAGTCCGTTCAGCTCGGACTAGAACCAGAGGACCCAGCATTCACGATGGCCCTCAAGCTATCGCTCGCTTCAGAGTCGGCTCTAAACAAG AGGTTCCCGCGGCTCCACCCGGATACATGACCTTCCAGGGCGTTGGCGATCAGAGTGAGGGAATCTGCAACCGTGACGTCACTTCCCCCATCAATGAGCTTGACGGCCAGAGCAATAGCAGTAGAG ATGAGCTGTTCTTCGATAATGACATGCCCACCATgaggagcagcagcagcagcagtgaagGTTTGTCTCATCTCCTCGGACTCAGCAGGGAGGCGTCGCTGGAAAGCAATGAG GATTCCGATCAAGCAAAGAGGAGTTGTCCACGTCGATCCAACAAGCTCCAGCACTCCAAAGGCAGGAGTCCTTACAACAGCACAGGTTACCGTGAGGCGCCGTCTTCCTCTGGACCTCCTCCTTCATACACTGGACccaag GATCTGGCAGAGTTTCTGGAGCAGATCGGGTTCAGTAAGTACCTCCCCCTGCTGGAGGAGCAAGACATCGACCTGAGAATCTTCCTCACACTTACCGAGAATGACCTCAAGGAAGTTGGCATCAC TCTATTTGGTCCTAAGAGGAAGATGACATCAGCAATAGCCCGTTGGCATAGTAACGCCCGGCCACCCAGTGATGCGTTAGAGCAGGCGTACGCCGACCAACTAGAGGCTGAGATGCAGGAAATGGCCATTCAGCTTCATAAG cgtTGTGTGGAGGTGGAGTCTCTACAGGCTCAGGTGTCTCAGGAGAAGGAGCTGCGTGCCGTGATGGAGGGATGTCTGATGGAGGAGAAGATGGCGTGGAAGAGCGTTCAGGCAGAGCTGCAGGAGAACACCAGACGTGTTCAGACGCTGAGCGGAAAACTACACGCTCTAcgcaacacacacacgcaggaaGACGGTCGAGCGGCGGGGAAAG GCGACGGGTTCACATGCTCTCAGCTGCTGTCTAACATGGACTCTCATATGGCGGAGCTCG CTGACAGTCTGAAGGAAGTCCTTCACAGTCTCCAGCATCTGAGCGCTTCAGAGAAAAGCTCACACAACTGGGAAGAATCCTAG